In one window of Hevea brasiliensis isolate MT/VB/25A 57/8 chromosome 10, ASM3005281v1, whole genome shotgun sequence DNA:
- the LOC110654624 gene encoding NADH dehydrogenase [ubiquinone] iron-sulfur protein 4, mitochondrial: MASSLHRLWSHGRYLGTKLGTLSRPFSATTDALVETQAKPGEIGMVSGIPEEHLRRRVVIYSPARTATQQGSGKVGRWKINFMSTQKWENPLMGWTSTGDPYANVGDAGLSFDSEDAAKAFAERHGWEYVVRNRQTPLLKVKSYADNFKFKGLPKTEDK, translated from the exons ATGGCAAGCTCCCTGCATCGACTTTGGAGTCATGGTCGCTACCTGGGCACGAAACTGGGCACACTCTCCAGACCCTTCTCTGCGACCACGGACGCACTGGTGGAGACGCAGGCCAAGCCCGGCGAGATCGGTATGGTCTCTGGGATCCCCGAAGAGCACCTTCGCAGGAGG GTGGTAATTTACTCACCAGCTAGAACTGCAACACAACAAGGATCTGGAAAAGTTGGAAGGTGGAAAATCAATTTTATGTCAACGCAAAA GTGGGAAAATCCATTGATGGGTTGGACATCCACAGGGGATCCATATGCCAATGTTGGTGATGCCGGACTCAGTTTTGATAGTGAAGACGCTGCAAAGGCATTTGCTGAGCGACATGGTTGGGAATATGTG GTTAGAAACCGTCAAACGCCACTATTGAAG GTCAAGTCATATGCAGATAATTTCAAGTTTAAGGGTCTTCCAAAAACAGAGGACAAATGA